One Bacillus amyloliquefaciens DSM 7 = ATCC 23350 DNA window includes the following coding sequences:
- a CDS encoding spore germination protein, with protein sequence MTINAELGQNLKALKKRFGQSDDMMFYSFTYGNGKCDACLVYIDGLTENQLLAEYIISPVQTAAEHQKEPAETPLSSISFGYRHTRLSSLEDVEADILSGKSVLLAEGWKEALSFDTETFKMRDIEEPASEVLERGPRIGFVEKLRTNTALLREQSGDPNLQIKEITLGERTKKRLAVAYIRDIAPDYVVKEVIKRLNSITIDDIPESGAIEQLIEDNTFSIFPTILTTERPDRVMGALLEGRVSVLVDGTPFTLLMPATVDEFIHSPDDYNQRWIPVTFLRLLRYTCILITIYLPGLYIALVTFHAGLLPTRMAVTIAGSRLNVPFPPFVEALIMIFTIEMIREAGLRLPKPIGQTIGLIGGVVIGQAAVQANIVSAMMVIVVSVTALASFTAPSYVFNFPLRLIRIFSMILSAILGLYGLIMCYLLVIGHLMRLKSFGQDYIIPIMAQPGQDLKDTIVRLPTHLLKKRPTRKETKDKIRQR encoded by the coding sequence GTGACGATAAATGCTGAGCTCGGCCAAAACCTTAAAGCGCTGAAAAAACGGTTCGGCCAAAGCGATGATATGATGTTTTATTCGTTTACGTACGGAAACGGCAAATGTGACGCCTGTCTTGTGTATATAGACGGGCTGACCGAAAATCAATTGCTTGCCGAATATATTATTTCTCCCGTGCAGACGGCCGCAGAGCATCAGAAGGAACCGGCTGAAACACCGCTGTCATCCATTTCTTTCGGATATCGCCACACCCGGCTTTCTTCACTTGAGGATGTTGAGGCAGACATTCTTTCCGGCAAATCGGTTTTGCTGGCTGAAGGATGGAAAGAAGCCCTTTCCTTTGATACGGAAACATTTAAAATGCGGGATATTGAAGAACCGGCTTCAGAAGTGCTTGAACGGGGGCCGAGAATAGGCTTTGTCGAAAAGCTTCGGACGAACACGGCGCTTTTGCGTGAGCAGTCCGGTGATCCCAACCTTCAGATCAAAGAGATCACACTCGGCGAGCGGACAAAAAAGCGGCTCGCCGTGGCCTATATTCGGGATATCGCGCCTGATTATGTCGTAAAAGAAGTGATAAAAAGACTGAATTCCATCACCATTGACGACATTCCGGAATCAGGAGCTATAGAGCAGCTCATTGAAGATAACACGTTTTCCATTTTCCCGACCATTTTGACGACCGAACGTCCCGACCGGGTCATGGGCGCTCTTTTGGAAGGAAGGGTTTCCGTTCTTGTGGACGGAACGCCTTTTACCCTTTTGATGCCGGCTACCGTTGATGAATTTATCCACTCTCCTGACGATTATAATCAGCGGTGGATTCCGGTTACCTTTCTCAGGCTGCTTCGGTATACATGCATTTTAATCACGATTTATTTACCCGGCCTTTACATTGCGCTCGTTACGTTTCACGCCGGGCTTTTACCGACGAGAATGGCGGTGACGATTGCCGGAAGCAGATTGAATGTCCCGTTCCCACCTTTTGTTGAAGCGTTAATCATGATTTTTACGATCGAGATGATCAGAGAAGCCGGACTCAGGCTGCCGAAGCCGATCGGCCAGACGATCGGCCTGATCGGAGGCGTGGTGATCGGCCAGGCCGCCGTTCAGGCGAACATCGTCAGCGCGATGATGGTAATTGTCGTATCCGTTACGGCATTGGCCTCTTTTACGGCGCCCTCCTATGTGTTCAATTTTCCGCTGAGGCTCATCCGTATTTTTTCGATGATTTTGTCGGCGATTTTAGGTTTATACGGGCTGATCATGTGCTATCTGCTTGTCATCGGCCATCTGATGCGCCTGAAAAGCTTCGGTCAGGACTATATCATTCCGATTATGGCGCAGCCGGGCCAGGACTTAAAGGATACGATTGTCAGACTGCCGACACACCTTTTGAAAAAACGGCCGACCAGAAAAGAGACAAAAGATAAAATCAGGCAAAGGTGA
- a CDS encoding sugar porter family MFS transporter — translation MKSIHSNKWLYFFGALGGALYGYDTGVISGAILFMKKELGLNAFTEGLVVSSLLAGAILGSGFAGKLTDRFGRRKAIMGAALLFCIGGLGVAFAPNTQVMVLFRIILGLAVGTSTTIVPLYLSELAPKHKRGALSSLNQLMITVGILVSYIVNYIFADSGAWRWMLGLAVVPSVILLIGILFMPESPRWLFTIGKEDKAREILSSLRGTKNIDDEIDQMKEAEKENEGGLKELFEPWVRPALIAGLGLAFLQQFIGTNTIIYYAPKTFTSVGFGNSASILGTVGIGAVNVIMTLMAIKVIDKIGRKPLLLAGNAGMVISLLVLAAVNLFFEDSAAASWTTVICLGLFIIVFAVSWGPVVWVMLPELFPLHVRGIGTGVSTLVLHAGTLLVSLTFPMLMEAVGISYLFLIYAVIGILAFLFVRFKVTETKGKSLEEIEQDLRSRNGGSESESESKQQTVHP, via the coding sequence ATGAAAAGCATACACTCGAATAAATGGCTCTATTTTTTCGGCGCCCTCGGCGGCGCTTTATACGGATATGATACCGGAGTCATTTCCGGGGCTATTTTATTTATGAAAAAAGAACTGGGGCTGAACGCCTTCACAGAAGGCCTTGTCGTCAGTTCGTTATTGGCGGGGGCGATTCTCGGCTCGGGATTCGCCGGCAAGCTGACTGACCGGTTCGGCAGGCGGAAAGCCATCATGGGGGCGGCGCTGCTGTTTTGTATAGGCGGATTAGGAGTCGCATTTGCACCGAATACACAGGTAATGGTTCTTTTCCGGATCATTCTCGGACTGGCTGTCGGAACATCTACAACGATCGTTCCGCTTTACTTATCGGAGCTGGCTCCGAAGCATAAACGGGGCGCGCTTTCTTCGCTGAATCAGCTGATGATTACGGTCGGAATCCTCGTTTCGTATATCGTGAATTATATATTTGCCGATTCAGGCGCTTGGCGCTGGATGCTTGGTCTTGCGGTTGTGCCGTCAGTCATTCTGCTGATCGGAATCTTATTCATGCCAGAAAGCCCGCGCTGGCTGTTTACGATCGGTAAAGAAGATAAAGCAAGAGAAATTCTTTCGTCATTGCGGGGAACGAAGAATATTGATGACGAGATTGATCAGATGAAAGAGGCGGAAAAGGAAAACGAAGGCGGTTTGAAAGAATTATTTGAGCCGTGGGTGAGACCCGCGCTGATTGCCGGCCTCGGACTTGCCTTTTTGCAGCAATTCATCGGGACAAATACAATTATCTATTATGCTCCGAAAACATTTACCAGTGTCGGGTTCGGCAATTCTGCGTCTATATTGGGAACGGTCGGAATCGGTGCCGTCAATGTTATTATGACGCTTATGGCTATCAAAGTTATTGATAAAATCGGGCGGAAGCCGCTGTTGCTGGCCGGAAATGCGGGCATGGTCATCAGTCTGCTCGTATTGGCCGCGGTCAATCTTTTCTTTGAAGATTCAGCAGCCGCATCATGGACAACGGTTATTTGTTTAGGCCTGTTTATCATCGTGTTTGCGGTCAGCTGGGGACCTGTCGTGTGGGTTATGCTTCCGGAATTATTCCCGCTGCATGTCCGCGGTATCGGGACGGGTGTCTCGACTTTGGTGCTGCATGCCGGAACATTGCTTGTCTCATTAACCTTTCCGATGTTAATGGAGGCCGTCGGAATCAGCTATTTATTTCTCATATATGCCGTGATCGGGATACTGGCATTCCTGTTCGTCCGGTTTAAAGTGACCGAGACAAAGGGGAAAAGCCTCGAAGAAATCGAACAGGATCTGCGAAGCCGTAACGGCGGCTCGGAATCAGAGTCAGAGTCAAAACAGCAGACAGTTCATCCTTAA
- a CDS encoding glycosyltransferase, translating to MPVKTSIIILTYNELELTKKCLASIDQYTDKEEIELIIVDNGSSDGTRDYISSLPDVKVILNEKNLGFAKGCNQGIEAAEGDNLLFLNNDTIVTKNWLSAMLRVLYQSEKTGMVGPVSNYVSGDQMIHDAYQSLDELESFAEAYCEREKHNTKRVFRLVGFCLLVKKSVMEDIGPFDEQFGYGSFEDDDLCLRALQKGYSLHIARDAFVHHHGHATFTANQDININQLYVENRQRFTEKWGTDFTYFTHPRPEIAELVPRDAKRILDVGCGAGATGLELQNRQPCELYGIELHPLAAQAAKGHYEAVLQEDVEEVKLPYPEGFFDCIIFADILEHLKDPWRVIETYSSYLSPAGSIVCSIPNISHAEALFPLLLGDWTYRDAGILDRTHLRFFTPQTVRTLFPEETFDVKKQSYTYVHVDERVQLFLQEITRMAQAMQFPVTQLPEQSRIYQILLRVEKTR from the coding sequence ATGCCGGTGAAAACGAGCATTATTATCCTTACATATAATGAGCTGGAACTGACGAAAAAATGTCTGGCCAGCATTGATCAATACACCGACAAAGAAGAGATAGAACTGATTATAGTTGATAACGGTTCATCAGACGGAACAAGAGACTACATATCAAGCCTTCCTGACGTCAAAGTCATTCTAAATGAAAAAAATCTCGGTTTCGCCAAGGGCTGCAACCAAGGAATCGAAGCGGCTGAGGGGGACAATCTGCTGTTTCTGAACAACGATACGATAGTCACCAAAAATTGGCTCAGCGCCATGCTGAGAGTGCTGTATCAATCTGAAAAAACCGGTATGGTCGGGCCCGTCAGCAACTATGTCAGCGGTGATCAGATGATCCATGACGCGTATCAATCGCTGGATGAGCTGGAGTCATTCGCAGAAGCTTATTGTGAAAGGGAAAAGCATAACACGAAGCGGGTGTTCCGTCTTGTCGGCTTCTGCCTGCTGGTGAAAAAAAGCGTCATGGAAGACATCGGCCCGTTCGATGAACAATTCGGATACGGTTCTTTTGAAGATGATGACCTATGTCTGCGCGCCCTGCAAAAAGGCTACAGCCTCCACATCGCCCGCGATGCCTTTGTGCATCATCACGGACACGCGACGTTTACGGCTAATCAGGATATCAATATCAATCAATTATATGTGGAGAACCGCCAGCGGTTTACGGAAAAATGGGGCACTGATTTTACGTACTTTACCCATCCGAGACCGGAAATTGCTGAGCTCGTTCCCCGGGATGCGAAACGGATACTTGATGTCGGCTGCGGCGCGGGAGCTACGGGACTGGAACTTCAAAACAGGCAGCCCTGTGAACTGTACGGAATAGAACTGCACCCGCTGGCGGCGCAAGCGGCAAAAGGGCACTATGAAGCGGTTCTGCAAGAAGATGTCGAAGAAGTGAAGCTGCCTTATCCGGAAGGCTTTTTTGATTGCATCATTTTTGCGGACATCCTTGAGCACTTAAAAGATCCTTGGCGTGTCATTGAAACGTATTCGTCTTATTTATCGCCTGCCGGGTCAATCGTATGCAGCATTCCGAATATTTCTCACGCCGAAGCGCTGTTCCCGCTTCTGCTCGGTGACTGGACATACAGAGACGCAGGCATTCTTGACCGCACCCACTTGCGTTTTTTTACGCCGCAGACGGTGCGCACGCTCTTTCCGGAAGAGACATTTGACGTAAAAAAACAGTCCTATACGTATGTTCACGTTGATGAGCGGGTGCAGCTGTTTTTACAGGAAATCACACGCATGGCGCAGGCGATGCAATTTCCGGTGACACAGCTGCCCGAACAAAGCCGGATTTATCAAATCCTCCTCCGTGTCGAAAAAACACGCTGA
- a CDS encoding GerAB/ArcD/ProY family transporter, with amino-acid sequence MKKPEDKLTFMQTLLMVSGTMIGAGVLTLPRSAASADSPSGWIIILVQSVVFIGIVLLFMPFLQKNSGETIYELNQRIMGRAVGSLLNLFMSCYFVVTVCFQARFLGEVINYFLLKNTPMGVVIFIFLAVGIYHVTGGVYPISKLYAYLFPITIIILLTLLIFSLRLFNLDFVRPVMEGGYKSFFELFPRTLLYFSGLEVILFLVPFMKNPKQAKKAAVFGIGSAGLFYSFTLLVVIGCMSVAEAKTVTYPTISLIHALEIQGIFIERFDIFLLITWTCQQFTCMLGSFKGAHLGFNTIFGLKNKNNGWLLGGLLAVTFGLSMYPDDINSVFAFANILGYTFFAVLMIPFLTWFVSWLKKIAGRKQTS; translated from the coding sequence ATGAAAAAACCGGAAGACAAGCTGACTTTTATGCAGACCCTTCTCATGGTAAGCGGCACAATGATCGGAGCCGGCGTGTTAACACTGCCGCGTTCCGCCGCATCAGCCGACAGTCCGAGCGGATGGATCATTATTCTTGTGCAGAGTGTCGTTTTTATCGGCATCGTCCTGCTCTTTATGCCGTTTTTGCAGAAGAACAGCGGAGAAACCATTTATGAGCTGAATCAAAGGATTATGGGCCGCGCCGTCGGTTCGCTGCTGAATTTGTTCATGAGCTGTTATTTTGTCGTCACCGTCTGTTTCCAAGCCCGTTTTCTCGGTGAAGTCATCAACTACTTTTTACTGAAAAACACGCCGATGGGTGTCGTCATATTCATCTTTCTGGCAGTCGGCATTTACCATGTGACGGGCGGGGTCTATCCCATTTCAAAGCTCTATGCCTATCTTTTTCCGATTACGATCATCATTCTGCTTACGCTGCTCATATTCAGCCTGAGACTGTTTAATCTGGATTTCGTCCGTCCGGTCATGGAAGGGGGCTACAAAAGCTTTTTTGAGCTGTTTCCGCGGACCCTTCTTTATTTTTCGGGACTTGAAGTGATTCTTTTTCTGGTGCCGTTTATGAAAAATCCGAAGCAGGCGAAAAAGGCGGCTGTCTTCGGCATCGGAAGCGCGGGCTTATTTTACAGCTTTACGCTGCTTGTCGTGATCGGCTGTATGTCGGTCGCTGAAGCAAAAACGGTGACGTATCCGACAATTTCCCTTATTCATGCCTTGGAAATCCAGGGAATTTTCATTGAACGGTTTGATATTTTTCTTTTAATTACGTGGACATGTCAGCAGTTTACCTGCATGCTCGGCTCTTTTAAAGGGGCGCATCTCGGATTTAACACCATTTTCGGGCTGAAAAATAAAAACAATGGCTGGCTGCTGGGAGGATTATTAGCGGTGACATTCGGCCTTTCGATGTACCCCGATGATATCAACAGTGTGTTTGCATTCGCGAATATTCTCGGGTATACGTTTTTTGCCGTCCTTATGATTCCTTTTCTCACTTGGTTTGTCAGCTGGTTGAAGAAAATAGCCGGGAGGAAACAGACGTCATGA